In one Candidatus Nanopelagicus limnes genomic region, the following are encoded:
- a CDS encoding malate dehydrogenase: MSRSGKVTVVGAGFYGSTTALRLAEYDVFETVVLTDILEGKSEGLALDINQSRSIENFETKVIGATTTAEGGGYEKTANSDVVVITAGLPRKPGMSRMDLIGVNAGIVRGVAENIAKHSPNAVIIVVSNPLDEMTALAQIATKFPYNKVMGQAGMLDTARFTNFVAEKCGVPTASVKTLTLGSHGETMVPVPSRCTVNGKPLSDVLSADEIKDLVDRTRNGGAEIVALLKTGSAYYAPSAAAARMAKAVITDSNEVMPVCAWVNGEYSITGVYLGVEAQIGKNGINKVVETKLTADELASLKVAAEAVRTKQADVKDL; the protein is encoded by the coding sequence ATGAGCAGATCTGGGAAAGTAACAGTTGTAGGGGCTGGGTTTTATGGTTCAACCACCGCACTACGACTTGCAGAATATGATGTTTTTGAAACTGTTGTATTGACCGATATTTTAGAAGGTAAATCAGAGGGCTTAGCGTTAGATATTAATCAATCAAGATCAATTGAAAATTTTGAAACTAAAGTTATTGGTGCCACCACAACTGCAGAAGGTGGCGGATATGAGAAGACTGCCAACTCTGATGTGGTAGTTATTACTGCAGGATTACCTCGAAAGCCTGGCATGAGTCGAATGGACTTAATTGGCGTAAATGCTGGAATTGTCCGTGGCGTTGCCGAAAACATTGCAAAGCATTCACCCAACGCAGTGATTATCGTGGTTTCAAATCCATTGGATGAAATGACTGCATTAGCTCAAATCGCAACTAAATTTCCATATAACAAAGTTATGGGTCAAGCAGGCATGCTTGATACAGCAAGATTTACAAACTTTGTTGCTGAAAAATGTGGTGTGCCAACGGCGTCCGTTAAGACTTTAACTCTTGGTTCACATGGTGAAACGATGGTGCCAGTTCCAAGTCGTTGCACAGTAAATGGCAAACCACTTTCAGATGTTTTATCTGCCGATGAAATAAAGGATTTAGTTGACCGAACTCGAAATGGTGGCGCTGAGATTGTGGCATTGCTTAAGACAGGTTCTGCTTATTACGCACCCTCAGCGGCTGCAGCTCGAATGGCAAAGGCTGTGATTACGGATTCAAATGAGGTAATGCCGGTATGCGCGTGGGTAAATGGTGAGTATTCAATTACCGGTGTTTACCTTGGTGTTGAAGCACAGATTGGTAAGAATGGAATCAACAAAGTTGTGGAAACAAAGTTAACCGCTGATGAGTTAGCTTCTTTAAAAGTGGCTGCTGAAGCGGTACGTACAAAACAAGCAGATGTTAAAGATCTATAG
- a CDS encoding NADP-dependent isocitrate dehydrogenase: MNKIKVEGTVVELDGDEMTRIIWQFIKDSLILPYLDINLEYYDLGIEYRDKTDDQVTIDSAHAIQKHGVGVKCATITPDEARVEEFKLKKMWKSPNGTIRNILGGVIFREPIIIKNVPRLIPHWTKPIVIGRHAFGDQYRATDFKVPGAGKLTVTFTPTDGSKPMEFNVFDFPSSGVAMAMYNLDDSIRDFARASFNYGLIRKYPVFLSTKNTILKAYDGRFKDIFAEVFEKEFKAEFAKNNLEYDHRLIDDMVATSLRWEGGYIWACKNYDGDVQSDTVAQGYGSLGLMTSVLMTPDGKTVEAEAAHGTVTRHFRDHQVGKATSTNPIASIFAWTQGLAHRAKLDNTPKVAEFAKTLERVCIQTVESGKMTKDLALLISKDAPWLNTQEFLAAIDDNLKKAMA, translated from the coding sequence ATGAATAAGATAAAAGTAGAGGGCACAGTAGTTGAATTAGATGGCGATGAAATGACCAGAATTATCTGGCAGTTCATCAAAGACTCTTTGATCTTGCCTTATCTGGATATAAATCTTGAGTATTACGACCTAGGCATTGAATATCGGGATAAGACAGATGATCAGGTAACTATTGATTCAGCTCACGCCATTCAAAAACATGGCGTTGGCGTTAAGTGCGCAACTATCACACCGGATGAGGCGCGAGTTGAAGAGTTTAAGTTGAAGAAAATGTGGAAATCCCCAAATGGAACAATCCGCAATATTTTAGGTGGCGTAATTTTCCGCGAACCAATCATCATTAAGAATGTTCCGCGCTTAATTCCGCACTGGACAAAGCCAATTGTGATTGGCCGTCATGCGTTTGGTGATCAATACCGTGCCACAGATTTTAAAGTTCCAGGTGCAGGAAAGCTAACTGTTACTTTCACACCAACTGATGGTTCAAAGCCGATGGAGTTTAATGTTTTTGATTTTCCTTCATCTGGTGTAGCAATGGCTATGTATAACTTGGATGATTCAATTAGAGATTTTGCAAGAGCATCATTTAACTACGGCCTAATCCGTAAGTACCCAGTATTCCTTTCGACTAAAAATACAATTCTTAAGGCATACGATGGCCGATTTAAAGATATCTTTGCTGAAGTTTTTGAAAAAGAGTTTAAGGCAGAGTTTGCCAAGAATAATCTTGAGTACGACCATCGTTTAATTGATGACATGGTTGCCACCTCACTTCGCTGGGAGGGTGGATATATCTGGGCGTGTAAGAATTATGACGGTGATGTTCAGTCCGACACTGTTGCACAAGGTTATGGATCACTCGGATTAATGACTTCAGTTCTAATGACTCCAGATGGCAAAACAGTTGAAGCAGAAGCAGCCCATGGAACAGTTACCCGCCACTTCCGCGATCATCAAGTGGGTAAAGCAACCTCTACAAATCCAATTGCATCTATCTTTGCTTGGACGCAAGGCTTAGCTCACCGCGCCAAACTAGATAACACTCCTAAGGTCGCAGAGTTTGCTAAAACTTTAGAGCGAGTGTGTATCCAAACAGTTGAAAGCGGCAAGATGACAAAGGATTTAGCACTACTAATTAGCAAAGATGCGCCATGGCTTAATACCCAAGAGTTTTTGGCTGCTATTGATGATAATTTGAAGAAAGCAATGGCTTAA
- a CDS encoding hemolysin family protein: MAEGALPSIAIVLGLIAVGGIFVAAEIALISLRDSQVKQISTKGKRGARVAKLASNPNRFLAAVQVGITLCGFLSAALGAEQLGVFVIPRLEELGLSAGSSEIVSIVAITLVIVYISLVFGELVPKRLALYKSESIALATAAIVDRVAIFFRPVIWLLSHSTDLIVKIFGITSKSERNQISDVELMDLVSGHADLTKEERDIVEEVFNTSDRLIHEVMVPRTEVDFLDASLSISQARKIAVELAHSRYPVVRGSSDEVIGFLHVRDLLNPKLDDAQITIMEIVRNVIFLPGTKGVLPALTEMRSKRQHIAIVLDEYGGTDGIITLENLVECLIGEIHDEYDGHEAQPELEQRTGDIEIDGLISLEDLHDLAGISLPDGPYETVSGFVMHYLGRIAQVNDVVRINGARFTIISMSGKRVGQLLLARDDVKS, translated from the coding sequence ATGGCTGAAGGTGCGCTACCAAGTATTGCAATCGTTTTAGGCCTAATTGCGGTGGGCGGAATCTTTGTGGCCGCTGAGATCGCACTTATCTCCCTACGTGATTCCCAGGTCAAACAGATATCAACTAAGGGTAAACGTGGGGCTCGGGTAGCAAAGCTAGCTAGTAATCCAAACCGTTTCTTAGCCGCAGTGCAGGTTGGCATCACCTTATGTGGATTCTTATCAGCAGCGCTAGGCGCTGAACAACTTGGCGTATTTGTTATTCCAAGATTAGAGGAGTTGGGCTTATCTGCTGGTAGCAGTGAGATAGTTTCAATTGTGGCAATCACATTAGTGATTGTTTACATCTCATTAGTCTTTGGTGAGTTAGTGCCCAAGCGATTGGCACTTTATAAGAGTGAGAGTATTGCGCTCGCAACCGCTGCCATCGTTGATCGCGTTGCCATATTTTTTCGACCAGTTATTTGGTTACTTTCGCATTCAACTGATTTGATTGTAAAGATTTTTGGTATTACCTCAAAGAGTGAGCGTAATCAGATTTCTGATGTTGAATTAATGGATTTAGTTAGCGGTCATGCAGATTTAACGAAAGAAGAGCGAGATATTGTTGAAGAGGTGTTTAATACCAGCGATCGTTTAATTCACGAAGTGATGGTGCCAAGAACTGAAGTTGATTTCTTAGATGCATCCTTAAGTATTTCACAAGCCAGAAAGATTGCTGTTGAACTTGCTCACTCCAGATACCCAGTAGTTAGAGGCAGCAGCGATGAGGTAATCGGATTTTTACACGTTCGAGATTTGCTGAATCCGAAATTAGATGATGCCCAGATAACCATTATGGAAATTGTCAGAAATGTAATCTTCTTGCCTGGCACTAAAGGTGTTTTGCCAGCTTTGACTGAGATGCGAAGCAAACGCCAGCACATTGCAATCGTGCTTGATGAGTACGGCGGCACTGATGGAATCATCACTTTAGAAAATTTAGTTGAATGTTTAATCGGTGAGATCCATGATGAGTATGACGGCCATGAAGCACAGCCAGAACTCGAGCAACGCACAGGGGATATAGAGATTGATGGGTTAATCTCACTTGAAGATTTACATGATCTAGCCGGCATTTCCTTGCCAGATGGACCATATGAAACTGTCAGTGGTTTTGTGATGCATTATTTAGGAAGAATTGCGCAGGTAAATGATGTGGTTCGAATCAATGGTGCACGCTTTACAATTATCAGCATGAGTGGCAAGCGGGTAGGTCAATTATTACTTGCCAGAGATGATGTGAAATCTTGA
- a CDS encoding BMP family lipoprotein, which produces MAKRFTFFALVLSLLTTLTLPNSIAAEPKKIAIAYDVGGRGDNGLNDLAALGLERAIKKLNISRLDVREQITDGNLGDRITRVRFLAKNKYQLIICVGSGYADTVRRISNEYPNTQFAIIDDESVAMTNVSNLSFATSEAIYLAAAAMAVKSKSGKIGFIAPKADPISMKYAAVFAKGAAAGNSKIKVFSKLADSNIEAEVAGLVNSGVDQLFSTWSKSDEVISTVARFNSAATPILISGILPDQYFLNFSAGKKNQYVAVSKRYDLAVEQIITAELSDKNILNILDSKKGIYGNRYNLKDGGLSVKIVAGSAFSAKIQGILANLKAGRVKNLGN; this is translated from the coding sequence ATGGCTAAGCGTTTTACGTTTTTTGCTCTAGTTCTTTCTTTATTAACCACGCTCACACTGCCAAACTCAATCGCTGCTGAACCAAAGAAAATCGCTATTGCCTATGATGTTGGCGGCCGAGGAGATAATGGCCTAAATGATCTTGCCGCGCTGGGATTAGAGCGGGCGATAAAAAAACTTAACATCTCAAGACTAGATGTGCGGGAGCAAATAACTGATGGCAACCTTGGGGATCGAATCACCCGAGTTAGGTTCCTAGCCAAGAATAAATACCAATTAATTATTTGTGTTGGTTCAGGATATGCCGATACGGTGCGGCGAATTTCAAATGAGTACCCAAATACTCAATTTGCAATAATCGATGATGAATCTGTTGCGATGACAAATGTTTCCAATCTGTCATTTGCTACCTCTGAAGCTATTTATTTAGCGGCTGCTGCGATGGCGGTGAAGAGCAAGAGTGGAAAAATTGGTTTTATTGCACCTAAGGCCGATCCAATCTCAATGAAATATGCCGCTGTTTTTGCAAAAGGTGCGGCGGCGGGAAATTCAAAAATTAAAGTTTTCAGTAAGTTAGCTGATTCAAATATTGAAGCTGAGGTTGCTGGCCTAGTTAATTCAGGAGTAGATCAGCTTTTTTCAACTTGGTCGAAGTCAGATGAAGTAATATCCACCGTTGCTAGATTTAATAGCGCTGCGACACCAATTCTTATTTCTGGCATACTGCCTGATCAATACTTTTTGAATTTTTCAGCAGGAAAAAAGAATCAATATGTCGCAGTTTCAAAACGTTATGATCTAGCGGTAGAACAGATCATCACTGCTGAGTTATCGGATAAAAATATTTTGAATATTCTAGATTCTAAAAAAGGTATCTATGGAAATCGCTACAATTTGAAGGATGGTGGGCTTTCAGTGAAGATTGTTGCTGGATCAGCCTTCTCAGCAAAAATCCAAGGAATATTGGCTAATTTAAAGGCCGGTCGGGTCAAAAATCTAGGTAACTGA
- a CDS encoding ABC transporter ATP-binding protein — protein MASVVFSQASRIYPGTTKPAVDKLDLTVNDGEFLVLVGPSGCGKSTSLRMLAGLEEIDTGSIRIGDKDVTNVAPKDRDIAMVFQSYALYPHMSVAENMGFALKIAGVAKEERDRRVLEAAKLLDLEDYLDRKPKALSGGQRQRVAMGRAIVREPQVFLMDEPLSNLDAKLRVATRTQIAALQRRLGITTVYVTHDQVEAMTMGDRVAVLKDGLLQQVDTPRNLYERPQNVFVAGFIGSPAMNLLTAPVSGGKAMLGSLGIAIPSAGGSSVTVGIRPEGFVPASTGFEVAVEVVEELGADAFVYGKPVDKSLKFANTSEELGQVIIRWDPKNPPKPGQTVTVGVNPDVVHLFDATSGKRLN, from the coding sequence ATGGCATCAGTTGTATTTTCCCAAGCATCACGAATTTATCCCGGCACTACAAAACCTGCGGTAGATAAATTAGATCTAACTGTTAATGATGGTGAGTTCTTAGTATTAGTTGGACCATCTGGTTGCGGTAAATCAACCTCACTTCGAATGTTAGCTGGATTAGAAGAGATTGATACTGGATCAATTCGTATTGGCGATAAGGATGTAACAAATGTTGCACCTAAAGACCGCGATATTGCAATGGTATTTCAGTCATACGCGCTATACCCACATATGTCAGTTGCTGAAAATATGGGATTTGCATTAAAGATTGCTGGCGTTGCAAAAGAGGAACGCGATCGCAGAGTTTTAGAAGCTGCAAAATTATTAGATTTAGAAGATTACTTAGACCGCAAACCTAAGGCACTTTCCGGTGGACAACGCCAGCGAGTTGCAATGGGCAGAGCGATTGTGCGCGAGCCACAGGTCTTCTTAATGGATGAACCATTATCAAACCTAGATGCAAAACTTCGCGTTGCTACCCGTACCCAAATTGCAGCGCTGCAACGCAGATTAGGAATCACCACTGTTTATGTAACTCATGATCAGGTAGAGGCGATGACCATGGGTGATCGAGTTGCAGTATTAAAGGATGGCTTATTGCAACAGGTTGATACTCCAAGAAATCTTTATGAAAGACCACAAAATGTATTTGTTGCTGGATTTATTGGCTCACCTGCCATGAACCTGCTAACTGCACCTGTATCTGGTGGCAAGGCAATGCTTGGTAGTTTAGGCATCGCAATTCCATCTGCTGGTGGCTCATCAGTAACAGTTGGTATTAGGCCAGAGGGCTTTGTGCCAGCAAGTACTGGATTTGAAGTAGCAGTTGAGGTAGTTGAAGAGCTGGGCGCTGACGCGTTTGTTTATGGCAAGCCAGTTGATAAATCACTTAAATTCGCTAACACCAGTGAGGAGTTAGGTCAGGTAATTATTCGTTGGGATCCAAAGAACCCACCAAAGCCTGGTCAAACCGTTACCGTGGGAGTTAATCCTGATGTTGTTCATCTATTTGATGCAACAAGTGGCAAGCGACTTAATTAA
- the trpS gene encoding tryptophan--tRNA ligase encodes MSKKRVLSGIQPTHDSFHLGNYLGAIKQWVDLQKEHDAFYCVVDLHALTVETDPKLLEKRTLLSAAQLIAIGVDPKLCTLFIQSHVPAHNQLAWVLECITGFGEAGRMTQFKDKSQKGGADRTNVGLFTYPILQAADILLYQADFVPVGEDQRQHIELTRDLGQRFNTKYKEVFNIPQAQIIKSLAKINDLQDPNSKMSKSAASMAGVIELLDSPEATIKKFKSSVTDAGKEIKYDEKEKPGISNLLTIHSAFSGKSVKEIENEFAGKGYGDFKLQVAEVVVEALNPIRVKTQELMDDQGELIKILKSGAEKANQVAGKTLSDVYTALGLINNG; translated from the coding sequence TTGAGCAAAAAACGGGTGCTTTCTGGCATTCAGCCAACTCATGACTCATTTCATCTAGGAAATTACTTAGGCGCAATCAAGCAATGGGTTGATCTACAAAAAGAACATGATGCTTTTTATTGTGTAGTTGATCTTCACGCACTCACAGTTGAAACTGATCCAAAATTATTAGAAAAGCGAACACTACTTTCAGCTGCGCAATTAATTGCTATTGGCGTGGATCCAAAGCTGTGTACATTATTTATTCAATCTCACGTACCTGCTCACAACCAATTAGCTTGGGTACTGGAGTGCATTACTGGATTCGGCGAAGCTGGCCGAATGACACAATTTAAAGATAAGTCTCAAAAAGGTGGGGCTGATCGAACTAATGTTGGATTATTTACCTACCCAATTTTACAAGCAGCCGACATTTTACTTTACCAAGCAGATTTTGTGCCAGTAGGTGAAGATCAAAGACAGCACATTGAATTAACTAGAGATCTAGGCCAACGATTTAATACCAAATACAAAGAGGTATTTAACATTCCACAGGCACAGATAATTAAATCCTTAGCCAAGATAAATGATTTACAAGATCCAAATTCGAAGATGAGTAAATCAGCTGCCTCTATGGCCGGGGTAATTGAGTTATTAGATTCACCAGAGGCCACGATTAAGAAGTTTAAGTCCAGTGTTACAGATGCTGGCAAAGAGATTAAATATGATGAAAAAGAAAAGCCTGGAATCTCTAACCTATTAACTATCCACTCAGCTTTCTCTGGAAAATCTGTTAAGGAGATTGAAAATGAGTTTGCTGGCAAAGGTTATGGTGATTTCAAATTACAGGTTGCCGAAGTTGTGGTTGAAGCATTAAACCCAATCCGAGTTAAAACGCAGGAGTTGATGGATGATCAGGGCGAGCTAATTAAGATTTTGAAATCTGGCGCAGAAAAAGCTAACCAAGTTGCTGGCAAGACATTATCTGATGTTTACACCGCACTAGGTCTGATTAATAATGGCTAA